ACGACCATCTAAGTAAAAAACAAAAGACCGAAAATGCCAAGAAACTACCAAAACGAGCCAAAGAGAAGTTCGACCACTAAACCTGTCACAAAATGATTCAAGACAAAATCTTGTAAGTTATACTATCATTGTTTGTTGGTTTTTTGATGTAATATACTGCCATTATATGTTGATAGAAATAGAGTAACAAGACTCCAGGTAGATAAACCTTCTTAAGGCAAAATACAAGTAACTACTTCACCAACAAACTGGTTTCATCGACAAAAATTagcaaaaatacgatgaaaccagttttggtttcatcataaatacgatgaaaccaattttggtttcatgaaCTGTCTACTCAACTGCGGGAGAAATTAGAAGAGTGCATTATACAAGTCCATTGAACATATACAGACTTGTTGTGTACCTGCAAGAGAAATTATAAGAGGTGTTATACAAGTCCGTTGAACAAATGAAAACAGAGAAAAGGGGCATGGATATCTAGTAATTTAGTTTACCAGATTTTTGCAAACTGAACATGCTTAATCTGACCGGTGGGGAACTTGTTACACGAATATGGGGGTGATGATTTTGAGAAGCCACCAGCACCTCGCAAGTAAACAATCATCCTGCAAGTTAGTTACACATTAATACTAATAACACAAATTAAATCCTTCCAAAATGAAAATCCCACTTCATACTACGTAGAGAGAAATAACAAGTACACTGACCAGTTCAAGTATAGAGCTTTGCCAAATTGTTTGCACATACAATTGCAGTCATTGTGAGAGCAAAGAAAACCTATGACATAACAACAACTAATAATGAGAACACAATTATCAACAACTGTGATTGTCTAAGATTTCAGTGAACGGTTTTGAGAGTTATCAAGGGGAGCCTTACTAATAATTGTACTAAAAACTTAATCAACTAGTTTATGGTAAATGGAAGTACTAGTTTCTTTCTCTACTCTTGTTAAGACTTCTCAAAGCATTAATATAACAATAAAAAATGTTAGAAATCCTAATCAACATGGGTAATTAAACAAAAATATGTGACGCATCTTCAAAACCCAATCAATTCCCACACATGGATCAAATAGCTGAAACGAAATCATACTTTGAATCAAAAGCAACAAATCTGTGTTTAGTTACCATTCCAGACCAATAACATTCTCACTCAACAGTAAATTCAGAGTAATCTTAAACTTGTTTCAATAGAAAATTATTTATCACCAACAACGTTGGTTTCACCGATAAAAGTTCAAAAAGTATCAAACAAAATTGGATGAAACCAAAATTAGATGATTACCAAATTGGTTTGTTTGATTTTAGAATATTTTTTACTCACTGAAAATGTAATTGCTCCACCAAAATTAGATGTAACAGAAAATTAGATGAAATTAGATCCTCCACCAAAATTAGATGAAAACGAAAATGTAATTACTCTGTTTGAATCATTGTACTAATCGATTAGAATACTCATCGAACTTAACATATAAGTGAAAACAAATCTCTGTACTAAACACACGCGAGATCCACAATTTATTAGAATATCATAAGACGGTTTGATTTATTCATCATTTGAGACCCAATTCTTCAATACCCTAGACGTAGTTCATCAAAATCACAAACCAATCAGCATTTGAGACCGACTTGTTTGACATCCAACTTCTGAATAGATAGATTGATAAGAAAAACCGCATTAATGTTACACAAAAAATCATATCTCTAGATTTTACTGGATTTTTACCTTTTTATTTTCCTCGATTTGTATTATCTATCTGTATATATTTATGTTGGTACGGGAGTAGTAGGTGTTGCTGTTGGTgataggagaagaagaaaaggaggcGACGTTGGTGGAGGATCAAGAGATGATCGTGTTTCTGGTGGTGGTGTGGGAGGAGAAAGATGAGGTTCTGTTAATGGTGTTGGTGTGAGTGATAGAGAGAGATAATATATCTCGTATGGAGAAGAAGACATGAATAGTAGGGTAGGTTGGGTATTTCTTGAAAATGAAATGGATGTAATTTACCCATATTAAAAGATTTGAAGTTTTTGTATCACCTTTGGGGAAAATGGAATTCTTGTAACTCTCAACATATGGGTGgagtttttgtaccacaaatttGTTCACCTTGGTGTTATACGACTAGTTGTGAAAAAAAatgtcaaaaacaaaaataagactgCTGTTGTGGGAAACATGGACGAACGTCCATGTGAAAGAGCATTATGACCGCATATAAGCATACCATATCTCAACTCCACAAACTTCTCCCAAAGTCCCACCTTACCACTCAAATGGATAGAAAACAATTTCTGGTCACTCAAATCTCTCGTCAACCAAATAAACTCTCATATAAATTACAACTTCTCTCTCGAAAATCAGACAAACAAAATACAAATTACTTCAATTAGAAAGGTATTTAAGCTTGGTAATCATTAAATTTTCATCATACAAAAAATGAGTTGCAGAAAAGTAGCAAGATTGGCCTTTATTTCCATGTTTTTAGTGATAATGTCATCATCAAGTACAGTAGTACAGGTTCAAGGAGGTTGTATCGATGAATGCCTGCCTGTATGCATGCAAGTGTTACAGTTGCCCTCACCGGATTGCGAAAAGGAGTGTGCCAACGGTTGTGCTAACAAGCAAAAAAACGGCTCATCAAATGGTACCGATTACATATTCTCGACCAGTTCAACAGCAAGCACCAATGCCACCAAGAAAAAACATCATGAGCTCCCCTAGGTTATTAAGTATTTTCAGTCACCAGAAAAATAAAAGACGAGCCGTAATGACTTTCAGATATTTATCATCTGTAACGATCTTGATTTCATTTCTAAAAATTGTTGAATCTAGATCTTTTTATTGTACAAAGAAATCAGCTAAAACCATAAATTGTTGTCTACAAGCATTAGTACAAACAGCCTAACAGATAGAGATACAAGTAGATTCAATACAGCATGCTACAGACATAGCTTGCCATTTATCTCGATTCATTTCATGCAAATAAACTTCTTTTCTGTTGCTATTGAATACCCTTAAGGGTAGTTGTGAAGGTCAGTCAAGAGTAAGGGTAATTATATAATTACCACTTATGATTATTACTCAAGATCCATATTACTTCACAAATCTATATATGATGCATGATGAATACACATAAACCACTGACCATCAATTTTCTCGAAGACATTTGTTGCGAATTGTTTCCCCCAACTGCTTCCTTTGGTCTTAACTATTTCTAAACATGTTACGTATCCAACATCACCTCTTACATGGACTTGGACGTTTTTCACCTCTATCTCTAGCGGAAATTCATACTCAGCCCAGACAAATTCCCAACTACCCATAACGAGATCATAACCAGATATTCCAGATACGCCAGGGTGCACGCAACAGACATGATCAGCTTTCACCCATAAAGCTTGCATCGCTGACAGATCTCCTTGTCTGAATGAGTTGTAGAAGCGCGCATTTGCTGCTAGAACAGAAGCCTTGCCGTCTTCATGTAGAAAACGGAGACTATCCCTGATTTTTGCGGCTTTGGCGTAATTTTCTTGTTCAATGGCAGTCTGCAGTTCCTTCTCCAGGGCTTGCTCATCCAAGATAGTTTCACTGCTCAAAGTTCCTTCAAGGTCTTCACCTTTTACCCTGCATGGTTTCCATGAATTTGAGCGAGAAACTTGGCACCGGGGCACTGCACTGAATAATAACATATCAGACACTGGCGCTCAAATTCTTTTTTATCTTGTATAAAAGGTTGCCATACCTCACCATTGTCTAGATTAAAATAACTCTCTAGAATCTAGATTAAGATTATTCATGGTCCATACTCCACTTCTTTCAGATAATTTGTCTACAGGATATCCTTAACATGGATTCATTATGTAGGGAGTGTATCAGGGGAATACAAATATCTGAGAGAAAGTCTGTTATGTGATTTGACCTAGTTCAAAACAATCATATAAAATCATATCCACGAAACATAAaaaattagacatgtggaataactTGCAAGTTATTTCTTTAACAAATTCAACCGTTATCATGGGTTCGCGATGTAAGAACTGCATCAGGAGCTAAGAGAAAGGTAACGTAATGCGATATGAACCAGTTTGAGATGAGTCAGATGACCATATATATCTTATCCATCAGAACAGAAGAATTAAGATAAACTGAGCAACTTGTGAGTTTTCTTCAAAAAGTTCAACCATTTTATTGGCATTCAGTATTCAAGGTGGAAAGAAAGGGCAAAGAAACAGTTTCTTCTAAATCACTTGGGAAGCTATGTTAAACCCAATACAATAGATAAGTTTATGGCTCAGCAGTCGAGACTTAGCCTAGGACGTGAAAGCAACTTGTAATCTCGAACAACAGGGTCACAACTTAGTCTCGGATATGCAGGAAACTAATTCTTACCAGTTTATGGTACATTAAAATACTTTAATAGATATTATGATTTATATATAATGCAAGCATCAATTAGACAATTACAGATTTCAGTGATGAAAGTTAAGATAATCTCCATGATTCGTGACATTCAATGAACAACAAACACTCCAAAGGTTCAAATTAGTACAATTATACTAAAGAAAAGAACACTTACTTGATCCCCCAAATTCAGCCGAAACCTGGCCCAATAATGACCTACGAAGCACTGGAACTGATCCTTTGACGGATGATACATTGTAAGAATTAGATTTGCACTGTAATGATGGAGAATTGCGAATTAACAAGctggactcaaaatatacaaaagcTCGTATTGAACTCGTCTCCATCTCAACTAAACATCTGAAAATCAGCCTAAGATAATACAAAGCATATATTATCAGCTAATTTAAGGCTTGTTTTGGGGTTTTCATACTTATGTCTAACCAAATTTAGTAGCAATTTAGATTCACAGACCAATAGTCATAAATCAATAGGAAGGTAAGACAAATTCTAGCACTTGTGGCTTGATACACAAacggaaaataaaatgaatgaaaaatttaGAATACTTACAGTGCAGGGTCGATGAACCGCGGGAAGTTGCAATAAGCTAGAAGAAAGACGAGACTTGAGTGAAATTGCAGAGATATTGGGAACGGCCATGGTTACTGAAACCAGGGTTTAGAATATGAAATAACCCACAAATTGGATAATAtggaagaaaatacaaaaactcgaagctcaaaaccctaaaaacatcTTGAAAATTAGGTTTAGGAAAGAATCTTTAATAGAGGggattttagatgataatgaagCTCAGAGGAAACTAATCTTTACTTTTATCTCATCGACTCATCAGATAGAACGCCAGACAGGAAAGAAAGAAGGAAGGAAGacgatttgtttgttttttcttcttttatggaCTTTTTTTCACCCACCTACCAAGGTGGCCCCCAAATTCACTAATGTCGGGTTTTACCCTATTCCCCCAGTGCCCCACTATGTATGTTCTCTTTAAATAGACCAAGTTCTGTGTTAGGTTGGAATTCTGTGATGCCACCAAGTTCTGCTTGTCAACTTCTGGAGTGCTCGCAGGCATGGTTATAATATATTAGAAAAAAGGGTTAAgtggcaaaatgccccaaaatagaCCTCAAGGTTGTGAAAATGTCCCGGACATTAGGCAAAAGATGAAAATGCTCCAATCCGTTACTTTATAGTAAAATGGTCAAAATGGGGCCTTTTGACTAGTCAATGCCTGTGAAAATGTCTAACGTACCCTTTGTCAAAAAATAAAAGGTGTAAATATAATTTGTTGACACGTGTTCAAATCTCAGATACTACGGATCACGGTAAAAATGGACGGTTAGATTGATTAAAAAGAGACGTGTGCAAATCAAATGGTAGTAACGTGGACAACCTAGATTGTCGACACGTGGAAAGTGACTTCCACCTAACCACACATGTGATTAACACGTGCACCTCCAATCTTATCTTCAACCATAGTCGAGTTTCAACACaaatttttttgatttgttttcttcACCAAATTTTCTTCAGCAAATATCGACAGACAGAGAGACAAGAGAGATCGAGAGACAGAAATATATCGAGACATTGATAacgataagagagataacttagatCGAGAAGGGAAGATATATATGAGAACTGATCAAGAGACCGTCGTCGAGGCTAAGTTCTGAAACCCGCGAGGTTGGTAGGTGTTGAACAGAGGGAAGAACATGTAATTTCTTGAAACCCTAATCTTCTTTTGTTTTACTgttttgatttgtgattgaagggttgtttttttttattcgccCTTGTAATTGAACGATTAtggaattgaaattagggtttttgagaaacagaattagggtttcagaaaAACGAAATTAGGGATTCTTCTTTTGCTTTGTTGTTTCTGATTTTTAATTGAAGGGTCGTTGTTTTTGATTCGCCGTTGTAATTGAACGAttatagaattgaaattagggtttctgagaaacaAAATAGGGTTTCAGATAAACGAATTTAGGGATATAATTTGGGTATTTTTCAATTTTGTATGTAATTGATTGTTCATAGTAGACTTCTGTTCAATTGGTCGCACATTACTGCAATTGAATGAGTAAGGATTTGAGTGCTCATAGTAGGGACAATATATTTCAGAATTTTAATCAGTGGGGTTAGTGGGTTTGATATGATAGACCGTTTTAAATGATATTTGGGACTCTATAATTGGTATTTGAAGCCATATCTTAGTGAAATTATATGGCCAAGTACTGAAGTCTTCAAACTATTAGTTgtagttcaagtattcacatctGCTTGTATAGTTCTTTTCTTTCTCCAGTCTTCTTATATGATCCCCGTATTGTTGAGTTGAGTGGTAGTGATGTTGATCAGTGTTGTCTAGTGGATGTGGATGTGAATTAACTTAAATGTATAAATGTTGATGTGCCTTCACTAATCTATAAAAGACAGTATGCATGTGATATTGGCTTGGCCATATACATATGTACACCCTGAAAGAATCCCTGATGGCTTGATGTATGTATATACCTTGCAAATTGAACTCtgaattgtttttgttttgttttctttcttggaTGTTTTATGCTTCTAATTTTCAATCCCATCAGCTCGTGCTCGGCTACTCGTGATGTGATGAAGCCATTATTTGTATATATATGACTTTGTATATACAAATAATGTATACGAATTTATCATGAAAATAATACTTATCACATAATGTATATGAACTTTTTATATGGACTTGTTATATTTTTTATTgatttgtttcttttttgttaaATGTTTCAGAATAGGTAGTGAGGATAGGAATTTCTGGATAACTGACATAGGTGGCCGGTTTAGGGACTCGTATTGTATTGGTTATAAAACTGGTACCAGTGAAGGCCTTGTCTACACCAACTACTGCAACAACATCTGCATCAAAGAAATCTGGTGATATACCACCATTGTCAAAGGGCAAAGCAGCTGTTATTatgccatcttcttcttcagctgGTTCCCAAAAAAAGGGTAAGACAGCTACACCATCCTCCTCTACTGCAGCTGATGTTGGTGCTAAAAAGAAGGTGACACATCCATCTACTTCTTCTGCGCCTTCTACTGCTTGTTTTAACCGGACATACAATGGCACAGTGAATATCTCTAGCCAAACCATCAATATTACTGAACCATCATCTAAAAGGGTTAGAAAGCTAATTCAAAATATCAGTAGGTTTAAATGCTTTCACTTAATGACGGTTAACAATGGGTTCTTCTTTTTTGTGCTTTTGTTTGTAATGGCGGACATCTTAATCACTATATGTTTGCAGTACTGATGGTGTTTTTAACTATCATTGCTTATGTAAGTGCAAACAGTTTAGCAATTTAAATTATGCAGTGTTGTTTTTTTGGGTAAGAATGCAGTGGTTTGTTATCTCGTTCTAATTTCATTTAAAATTTCTAAATTGGTAGCATTATGTCCATTGAAAAATGGAATGTAACTGGCTTGGATATGTGGCCGTCCATTTTTAATCACATGCCACGCGTCTCAATCTAACCATTTAGGACACGATGGGCATTTCCGAAAAAGACTGCTAGAGTCAATAAAATACACTCTCACGTGAAAGTCATTTGACTCAAATTTCATTGGATAACAGTTGGATCAAAATACCACGTGGCGTGCACTGGTTCAACCTAATTCTAAAGGTTAGAAATGTAAATGTTTCACACGTGAGAGTTACATGTGTGGCGAATTTGACCATTTAACTCTCTTTAACGGCTAAACTAACAGATTGGGGCATTTTCATCTTTTgcctaacgtccggggcattttcacaaccttggggtctattttggggcattttgtcaCTTAACCCTAGAAAAAAAGGGTTGCAAAATATGGAACTTAAGCTCGAGAATACTTGTTCTGTTGAGCACTGAAGTTTCAGCAGTTTGCAAGGGTTAATTTTCTTTTAATCCCCTTTTCCTGATCAATGAATTTTGCTAATGATTAAAAATATGTATTAGGAGCATGATATGAAGAACTGTAGAATATCATCACTAAGCTACGCATCCGACAGCCCAAAGAAGTTGCATTACAAGAAATTTGAAGCAGACACAGGTGTTAGGCAAAATCAATGTAAACTTGATGTGGGATGTGGCACATTATTTGGGAAAGATAACTTAAGTCAGCGTGTTGGCAGAGGAGCAGTACTCAAGTGATGGAGAGAATTCGAGTTAAATGAAATATATGAAACCTCGAGTAACCCTTTCTGCTTCTAGTGATGAGAATAatgaaaatctaaaagaaaaataagggaGCCAGTAAACCATGTATACCACATAGATGTCAACATTTAACACAGAAGAATCCCCCCACACTGCGGGAAGTAAGAAATACTACTCCATCAAGAGTAAAAGTAGgaaatcgatcaaaaaaaaaagtagaagtaGGAAATATTACATTGTGTACTTATTCATATACATAATAGTAGTTCGTTGAACATTACATCTACAGATTGTTTCACATGCTCCTTCATAGATGTGGAACACTGAAACAAAGAAAGAATATGTTTCTTCCAACTTCTTCAACAGCTACAATAAACTATGGATCATAACTTTGCAGAAGTTAGAGAAAGATTGACTAGTTCCCTCCTTAAGATTTTTCCTGCAGGAGATTTTGGGATTGCACTGACGAAAGCTACTTTTCTTATCTTTTTATAAGGTGCCACCTGCAAAGAAACAACATTGGTTATGTAGGTAGTAAGAGTGAGACGGTCAACTTGAATAGAAACTTGATTATGAGAACTGTTGTTTTCAGTTTGCCGTGCATTCTTTGCTTACTTTAGTGCTGCCGTATGATATCCTTACACAATTATGATAACCCTGTGGTTTGTTTAGAATGCCGTTCATAAAATAAGTGCAACACGCTATAATCAAGAATATCAGTATGTGAAAAGAATAGGATGAATACATCATGAAATGATAAAATCCTCTCGTGAATGAATATCCTAAAGTCCGAGTTTAAATTAAGTTCTGAATGGCCCTGTGAAGCCGATAATTATATCCATTCAATTTCAAGAAGTAACATTGATAGTGTTCCAATGGGTTATGTAAATCATGCATACCTGCTTTGCAATGAAGTCCTTGACTTGAGCATCACTGAGGTTACTTCCAGGTTGCCTCACTATATATGCCATTGGAATCTGCCCTGCATCTTCATCAGGGTACCTGAGATCAAGCAAAGAACATCAGAAAGTCAAATTAAAACGTGTTTATCAAGCACACAAAAGTTTACGACAATAAGTCCCAATTGAGCATGAATGGGTGCCAAAATCCAGTATAACAAGAGCAGACTAGTCTTATTAGGGACCTAAAAATTCATATATGGACTTGGAAATTATATGCAAATTCAGGAAGTTATCAAAGCTGCGGAATTGTAAAATGATGGAGTATCCCGGCGACTGGACTGGTTCCAAAACTTAATCCACTCCTAGTCCTTCCCAAGAGGATTGGCGTAGCAATCAATCCAGTAATTTTTCATTAGTTTTTCATCCAAATGGTTTATTTCACAAGGAATACAGATGGTTATGTTTGTCCAATTTCGTTGGACATGAAAAATGGTTCCAGTGACCAGTCAGTCATAACCATCTTTTTTGTTATAATCCTTGATATAGAGTTTGTACTAGTTCCTCTAATGACAGTAATCCTAAAACATATTCCAGGATCTATATTAAGTAATAGACCAAGTCTTGCAGTAGCTTAAGTATATAAGATACGCACGGAATAACAGCTGCATCAGCAATTTCTGGATGGGATTGAAGTAAATGCTCCAACTCAGCTGGAGGAACCTGTAATAATTTCCACGCCCAATAAGATGATTAACAATTCAAGGCAAATCATTTAATTTCAAATATCACATACTGGTCAAGAGTCAAAACTCGTCTGTACCTGGTATGCTTTATATTTAATCAATTCCTTCAATCTATCGACAACAAAGAGATAGCCCTCAGAGTCAAAGTAACAAAGATCACCAGTTTTTAACCAGCCTTCTGAATCCAAGGCTGAGGCAGTCGCTTCATTGTCTCCTACATAGCCTACAAAATACCAGGGTTGAAtttcttcagacaagatgttatATACACATATTAGGAAACTGGTATCTCCATTTGAATTCCCAATATCAATGTTTTCGGACAAGTCACATCATCAATTCGAGTACAGTGTATCTGTCTATTCCAACTTCAAAGTAAAATGAAATAAATCACAATTGAAACTAGGTTCGCGAAATAAAGATATTCAAGACCATCACCTGACATGATGATTGGACCTCGAAGCCATAGCTCTCCTTGCTTGCCAGGAGACAAAGCTTCCCCGCTAACAGGATCAACTATCATAGCTTCTAAGTTCTCAGCAAGCAGTCCAGCAGATCCATAACGTGTGCTCTCCTCAGGTCCTATCATCCTTGTTGCTGATCCCGCTGACTCCGTCAAACCATACCCCTAGAAAACAGATGCAAGATCAATTATGTTAGACCAACTGGACAATGTACATGAGGTAATGTGTTTCACAAATTTAAATTTGTATACTTTAGTAAAAACATGGTTGATTTAGAACTGCAGTCATAAAGCTAAAATCACTAGTTAAATAAGGCAGTGTTAATGTGCCTAGTGAGAGGAATaaaagtaaaaaaacaaaaaagtatgCCCATGTGAGAATAAATAAACGGAATATGGGTCTGGATGTGGTTGAGTGCTAAGTAGTGCTGCAATAAGTGTGTGGAATAGCAGCTCCGATAAATAAACGTGTACAGTGTGTTTGGAAAGCTAAATTATCTCAAATTGCCTTACTATCATATACAGACAAATGCAAGTGGATGAAAGATTATTATACTTAATCCAAATTTGAGACGAAACCTATAATATTAATTAACCTTTGTATTTTGTTTTCAGTTTTCTTATTGACCACACCATTGCTACCAGTTGTTCTACATGTTATATGAATATTGCAAGCTTCTAGTAGAAGGTTTTTGAATTTCAGTTGAAGAACTTGAAATGACTCAGAGATTATGCGCAAGGCAGCTAAATACTAAGGTTTATAGACAGAAAAGTGAAAGTACTAAAAGTGAGAAACACCTAAAGGTCTAGAAACCTCAACAACTCATCTGAGTCAAAACTcataccaaccaaaagctttttGTTCTCCAACAACATAATCATCATAAGAATAAAATTAGACCATATAAACGACATGTTTAATGGTAATTTTTGTTAAAAAATAAATTGATCGGCGGAATCATTGAACAAAaaaatatttgacttctcaaatccATAAACTTAAACTATGAAGTTCGACACcaaatattgaagatgaaaactaGTGCAATAATGGGGTAAAACCCTTTTTAATTTAATAATTGATATTGTAGGTGTAAAGCTGATGCAATAAAGGGCTAGAACCCTTTTAATATAGCACTAGCACTACCAAAGTGTTTCATGGAAATCTAGTCAAAATTCAAGAAAAGTACAAACAGTTTATAATGCAGCATTACAAATGAGAAATTTAGCAGTAATTCATTACCTGAACTATGAGAACATTAGGAAATCTGGCAGTAAATTTCTCAGAAACATCTTTCCCAAGCGGCGCACCACCACACCCCACAACTTGAAGTGAACTAAGATCAAATTTCTTAACCACATCTAATTTCGCCATTGCAATAACAAGTGGTGGTGATACAGGTATGTAAGTAACTTTATACTTCTCGATAACTTTCAACATCTCAACAAAATCAAACTTCTCCATTAAAATAACAGTCTCCGCCATAGCTGCCGCTTTAATAaacataaaaaaaccaaaaacatgaAACAATGGCACCGTGAACAACGCTACCGGTTGAATCATCGTATTCTCAACTTCCTTGGTTTGATATCTAATTTCATTGTACCCACATATCAACCCAATAAAATTCCGGTGTGTCAACACAACACCTTTCACTTTCCCCGTCGTCCCGGACGAATATAATATCGCCGCCGTATCAATCTGTTTCACCTCAaccttctttttcattttcttgtcAATTCCATCCGAACCACTCACCAACACCGACTCAAACTCAAGAGAATCAAGTAAAATCGTTTGGTATTTTAAAGACGGGATTTTATCAGTAGTATTCTTAGTAGCAAAAGCAATCACCGGTTTAGTAAGATCAATTTGACGGGAAATCTCACCTTTAGAACTCAATGGATTCGCCGGAGAAATGATTACCCCGATAGATAAAAGCGCGAAATAAAGAATTGGTATCTTAAGCGAAGGTGATGAAATCACATAAACTGAATCACCTTTAGATAAACCGATTTTGTATTGTAAATAATCAGCTAGATTTTCAACATGCCGAAGTAACTCAGCAAAAGAAATCCGATTACCAGCACTGGAATCGATTAATGCGATGGTCGTGTCTAGATTGGTGCACGATGATTTTAGAAGAGACAAAGTGTATTCGGTTACGGAAAGTGGTGTTGATAATGGTGGAAGGTTTACTTTTGGACGGAGGCTGTGGTATATTTTTGTTGTTGGGTTGAATCCTGATTTTGGATTTATGTTTGTTTTCGCCATTAATGGAGctctgattttctttttctttctggtCTTTGAATTTCGAAGGAGAGGAGGTGAAATGAATTGCCGAGTAATCAGTGATTGTTACTGGTTATGGATGTCTTTATATGATGACGATTGTGCCACGTGCGTTATTAATTAACCAACTAACTAAATATACAACTAAATATTGTTACTGTAGTAATCGTCAGACCGGTAACAAATGGGTCGTCCGCTGCTGATTCTTTTTTTGACGCTTGTCGGCTACCAGTAATACTAATAGCGTTGAAAACAAAGACTTTGTCGATGTCTCTTTTAGTCTTGCTGAGATCGGATGATAATCGATAAACTAAATCAGGTTAAGGGGTACTTCAATTTCAAATAGTGATTTTGTGCACATGACGAGTTTTCAACTGACATTTCATTTTTAAGTTCTAACCTTTCAGGTGTATTTTTACAAAGCAATTGAAAAATGAGGAGTAAGTAAATGATACTCCCCTGGTGAACAGATTTGTGGCCTATACTATTGTTAGGTGAGGAGATTGCTACCAAGACACCAGCTCTTTTGCCTGTAGTTGGCAGTGTAATTGGTTGCTATTCTGTTTGTTACTTTTGCCTGATGTGTAGATTTGCGACGTATTGCTCAAATGCTGGGAACTCATGCCTCTGCGGCACATTTgtggagggagagagagagagagagagagagctgatGTTCTCCTAACTCACCATGATCATGAAGACAGAGCATTTATCTAGATTTGTACCTTAAG
This portion of the Papaver somniferum cultivar HN1 chromosome 11, ASM357369v1, whole genome shotgun sequence genome encodes:
- the LOC113322682 gene encoding uncharacterized protein LOC113322682; amino-acid sequence: MAVPNISAISLKSRLSSSLLQLPAVHRPCTCKSNSYNVSSVKGSVPVLRRSLLGQVSAEFGGSMPRCQVSRSNSWKPCRVKGEDLEGTLSSETILDEQALEKELQTAIEQENYAKAAKIRDSLRFLHEDGKASVLAANARFYNSFRQGDLSAMQALWVKADHVCCVHPGVSGISGYDLVMGSWEFVWAEYEFPLEIEVKNVQVHVRGDVGYVTCLEIVKTKGSSWGKQFATNVFEKIDGQWFMCIHHASYIDL
- the LOC113322446 gene encoding 4-coumarate--CoA ligase-like 9 translates to MAKTNINPKSGFNPTTKIYHSLRPKVNLPPLSTPLSVTEYTLSLLKSSCTNLDTTIALIDSSAGNRISFAELLRHVENLADYLQYKIGLSKGDSVYVISSPSLKIPILYFALLSIGVIISPANPLSSKGEISRQIDLTKPVIAFATKNTTDKIPSLKYQTILLDSLEFESVLVSGSDGIDKKMKKKVEVKQIDTAAILYSSGTTGKVKGVVLTHRNFIGLICGYNEIRYQTKEVENTMIQPVALFTVPLFHVFGFFMFIKAAAMAETVILMEKFDFVEMLKVIEKYKVTYIPVSPPLVIAMAKLDVVKKFDLSSLQVVGCGGAPLGKDVSEKFTARFPNVLIVQGYGLTESAGSATRMIGPEESTRYGSAGLLAENLEAMIVDPVSGEALSPGKQGELWLRGPIIMSGYVGDNEATASALDSEGWLKTGDLCYFDSEGYLFVVDRLKELIKYKAYQVPPAELEHLLQSHPEIADAAVIPYPDEDAGQIPMAYIVRQPGSNLSDAQVKDFIAKQVAPYKKIRKVAFVSAIPKSPAGKILRRELVNLSLTSAKL